A section of the Elizabethkingia anophelis R26 genome encodes:
- the pdhA gene encoding pyruvate dehydrogenase (acetyl-transferring) E1 component subunit alpha — translation MKEFSKEVYLKWYEDMTMWRRFEDKCRSLYLKQKIRGFLHLYNGQEAIPAGFTHAMDLTKDSMITAYRCHIHPMAMGVDPKRIMAELCGKVTGTSHGMGGSMHIFSKEHRFYGGHGIVGGQIPLGAGIAFGDKYFKTGGVNICFFGDGAARQGSLHETFNMAMNWKLPVVFVVENNQYAMGTSVKRTSNHEDIYKLGLGYEMPCMPVDAMDPEKVAEAAFEAIERARRGEGPTFLEARTYRYRGHSMSDAEPYRTKEEVGMMKNEDPIELVKSRILANNWATESELEAIDEKSKEFVEECVEFMENSAYPDVSQVYDFVYSEPDYPFIDKLEN, via the coding sequence ATGAAAGAATTTTCTAAAGAAGTCTACCTGAAATGGTACGAGGATATGACGATGTGGAGACGCTTCGAAGATAAGTGTCGTTCTCTTTATTTGAAGCAGAAAATCAGAGGTTTCTTACACCTTTACAACGGTCAGGAGGCTATCCCTGCAGGTTTTACACATGCAATGGATTTAACCAAAGACAGTATGATTACTGCTTACAGATGTCATATCCATCCAATGGCAATGGGGGTTGATCCTAAAAGAATTATGGCGGAATTATGTGGTAAAGTTACCGGTACTTCACATGGTATGGGTGGTTCTATGCACATTTTTAGCAAAGAGCACCGTTTCTACGGAGGTCACGGTATTGTAGGTGGTCAGATTCCATTAGGAGCAGGTATTGCTTTTGGTGATAAATATTTCAAAACTGGTGGTGTAAACATTTGTTTCTTTGGAGACGGTGCTGCACGTCAGGGATCTCTTCATGAGACTTTCAATATGGCAATGAACTGGAAACTTCCTGTAGTATTTGTTGTAGAGAACAACCAGTATGCAATGGGTACTTCTGTAAAAAGAACTTCAAATCATGAAGATATCTATAAATTAGGTTTAGGTTACGAAATGCCTTGTATGCCTGTAGATGCAATGGATCCTGAAAAAGTTGCAGAAGCAGCTTTCGAAGCTATTGAAAGAGCTAGAAGAGGAGAAGGACCAACATTCTTAGAAGCTAGAACTTATCGTTACAGAGGTCACTCTATGTCGGATGCTGAGCCATACAGAACTAAAGAAGAAGTTGGTATGATGAAGAATGAAGACCCTATCGAGTTAGTGAAGAGCAGAATTCTTGCAAATAACTGGGCTACTGAAAGCGAATTAGAAGCTATTGATGAAAAATCTAAAGAATTTGTTGAAGAGTGTGTAGAATTCATGGAAAACTCTGCATATCCGGATGTATCACAAGTATATGACTTTGTATATTCAGAACCAGATTATCCGTTCATTGACAAACTAGAAAACTAA
- the galE gene encoding UDP-glucose 4-epimerase GalE — MAILVTGGLGYIGSHTVVELIQNNFDVVIIDDLSNTEKRVLDGIEKITGVRPTFYPFDLKRRELLSQVLEAHKIEGCIHFAAYKAVGESQEKPVDYYENNLFSLINILQEFKERNISNFIFSSSCTVYGQADEMPINEETVLKLPESSYGKTKQMGEEIIKDFAIAHHKKVSLLRYFNPIGAHPSALIGELPLGIPNNLIPYVSQTAAGVREYLSIFGNDYPTPDGTAIRDYIYVVDLAKAHVASLKKLIASETDTVVDIYNLGTGKGSSVLEVVKSFETANNVEVKYEFKPRRDGDITIAYANASKAEAELGWKADTSLTEALKTTWQWQKHLESRD; from the coding sequence ATGGCAATATTAGTAACAGGAGGACTGGGGTATATAGGTTCGCATACAGTAGTAGAACTTATCCAGAACAACTTTGATGTTGTGATTATCGATGATCTTTCCAATACCGAGAAAAGAGTTCTGGATGGCATTGAGAAAATTACCGGAGTAAGACCAACATTCTATCCTTTTGATTTAAAAAGAAGAGAGCTGTTATCTCAGGTTTTAGAAGCTCATAAAATTGAAGGATGTATTCATTTTGCAGCTTATAAAGCAGTAGGAGAAAGTCAGGAAAAGCCAGTTGATTATTATGAGAATAATCTTTTTTCTCTGATTAATATTCTTCAGGAATTTAAAGAAAGAAATATTTCTAATTTTATTTTCAGCTCATCTTGTACTGTTTATGGACAAGCGGATGAAATGCCTATTAATGAAGAAACAGTGCTGAAATTACCTGAATCTTCTTATGGTAAGACAAAGCAAATGGGAGAGGAGATTATCAAAGATTTTGCAATTGCTCATCATAAAAAAGTAAGTTTACTAAGATATTTCAATCCTATTGGTGCTCATCCAAGTGCTTTAATCGGTGAGTTACCTCTTGGTATTCCAAATAATCTTATCCCTTATGTTAGCCAGACTGCAGCAGGTGTTCGCGAGTATTTAAGTATTTTCGGAAACGATTATCCGACACCAGATGGCACTGCTATTCGTGATTATATATATGTAGTAGACTTAGCAAAAGCACATGTTGCTTCTCTTAAAAAATTAATTGCTTCAGAAACAGATACTGTTGTAGATATCTATAACCTTGGTACAGGTAAAGGATCGTCTGTATTAGAAGTTGTTAAAAGCTTTGAAACGGCTAATAATGTAGAAGTAAAATATGAGTTTAAACCACGTCGTGACGGTGATATTACCATAGCTTATGCAAATGCCTCAAAAGCAGAGGCAGAGCTAGGCTGGAAAGCTGATACAAGCCTTACAGAAGCCCTGAAAACAACATGGCAGTGGCAAAAACATTTGGAAAGTAGAGATTAA
- a CDS encoding TonB-dependent receptor domain-containing protein: MKKLITLAAALTGLVITAQETKTAKDTLQQSKEIQEVILKSQRKKQFVDKAVYTFGEDALKRARYANDLLKTLPELQFDPISNSVASIKGGKILLLINGVEATEMQVRTIKPKDVIKVEYYDNPPTRWATRADTVVNILTRNPETGYVFGLEASSALNTGFVNGSAYANYTKGRNNLGMDYTFNLRDYDNRRFRNTYDYMLNDSHYSSEENRKDHFGYTSQGITLRYNNILTGNYAFQAKLNLDILTSFSKANGFNAFTKDASTEEHGTLRNTSSDYNKPTIDLYFSKNLGKKDELSVNFVGSKYTTNSAELAKEWILSNNRSVFNNDMNLKAKQTSLVGEIAHTHDFSIGKLSSGYRISNNAISNDLQNLQGTSYYEVNYLEQYFYTEFSGKKNKLMYRVGLGLTNIHNQSAEITNNEWTITPKLILGYQLTKNQSLRFTSSYAPKSPSSSALSSNVVQVVPNIVRSGNPYLKTQRSWGNNLIYSMNNKYFDINANLFFWHRDRAINQMYVADPAFGGYTLTYENAQYSQQYGMQLTGSVKPFGNNLLVVKVVFGPATERFKTSSGAVIKNDYIGNYFVISSEYKSFNIQYQYTIPYYTLNGAFLSTNENANHIFVNYKHKNWSFSTGMYWWGMPSEYKSKTLPESLVSYTGHTQIFNNKSMFILGIGYDFAKGRKNEIQKKLNNDTAPPATF; this comes from the coding sequence ATGAAAAAACTAATAACACTAGCTGCAGCATTAACTGGATTAGTGATTACGGCACAGGAAACGAAAACCGCAAAAGACACGCTACAACAAAGTAAAGAAATACAGGAAGTGATCCTTAAGTCACAACGCAAAAAACAATTTGTAGACAAAGCTGTATACACATTTGGAGAAGATGCTTTAAAACGAGCCCGTTATGCAAACGATCTTCTGAAAACCTTACCAGAACTTCAGTTCGATCCTATTTCCAATTCTGTTGCAAGCATAAAAGGAGGTAAAATATTATTATTGATTAATGGAGTTGAAGCAACCGAGATGCAAGTACGTACTATAAAGCCTAAAGATGTAATTAAAGTAGAATATTACGACAATCCGCCTACCCGATGGGCTACACGTGCTGATACGGTTGTCAATATCCTTACAAGAAACCCCGAAACAGGTTATGTATTTGGATTAGAAGCAAGTTCCGCTCTTAACACAGGATTTGTGAATGGATCTGCTTATGCAAACTATACTAAGGGACGAAATAATCTGGGAATGGATTATACGTTTAATCTAAGGGATTATGATAATCGTAGGTTTAGAAATACATATGATTATATGTTAAACGATAGCCATTATAGCTCAGAAGAGAACAGAAAGGATCACTTTGGCTATACCTCTCAAGGAATAACCTTACGTTATAACAATATTCTAACCGGGAATTATGCTTTTCAGGCAAAACTAAATCTTGATATTTTAACAAGCTTCTCAAAAGCTAATGGATTCAATGCCTTTACAAAAGATGCATCGACTGAAGAACATGGAACTTTAAGAAATACCTCTTCAGACTATAACAAACCTACTATAGACCTATATTTTTCCAAAAATCTGGGCAAAAAAGATGAATTAAGCGTTAATTTCGTTGGCTCTAAATACACCACAAATTCGGCTGAATTAGCAAAAGAATGGATTCTCTCCAACAACCGGAGTGTATTTAACAATGATATGAACCTTAAAGCAAAGCAAACCAGCCTTGTTGGAGAAATAGCACATACACATGATTTTAGCATTGGCAAACTAAGTTCCGGCTATAGAATTTCCAATAATGCAATATCTAATGATTTACAAAATTTACAAGGTACCTCATATTATGAAGTGAATTACCTGGAACAATATTTCTATACAGAATTCTCTGGGAAGAAAAACAAATTAATGTACAGAGTGGGCTTAGGTTTAACTAATATTCATAACCAGAGTGCTGAAATAACGAATAATGAGTGGACCATTACTCCGAAATTAATTCTGGGTTATCAGTTAACCAAAAACCAAAGTTTAAGATTTACGAGTAGCTATGCACCTAAAAGCCCTTCGAGCTCTGCTTTAAGCAGTAATGTAGTACAGGTGGTTCCAAACATTGTAAGAAGCGGAAATCCTTATCTGAAAACGCAACGTTCATGGGGTAATAATCTTATCTATTCAATGAACAATAAGTATTTCGATATTAATGCGAATTTGTTTTTTTGGCACAGAGATCGTGCTATTAACCAGATGTATGTTGCAGATCCAGCCTTTGGGGGTTATACGCTAACCTATGAAAACGCGCAATATTCCCAGCAATACGGAATGCAATTAACTGGTTCGGTAAAACCTTTTGGAAATAATCTACTCGTAGTGAAAGTTGTTTTCGGACCGGCAACAGAACGGTTCAAGACCAGTTCCGGAGCTGTTATTAAAAATGATTATATAGGAAACTATTTTGTAATTTCTTCAGAATATAAATCTTTCAATATCCAGTATCAGTATACTATTCCGTATTATACACTGAATGGTGCATTTTTGAGTACCAATGAAAATGCCAACCATATTTTTGTTAACTATAAGCATAAAAACTGGAGCTTCAGTACGGGAATGTATTGGTGGGGAATGCCTTCGGAATACAAATCTAAAACGCTACCGGAAAGCCTTGTAAGCTATACCGGACACACACAAATTTTCAATAACAAATCCATGTTTATTCTGGGTATTGGTTATGACTTTGCAAAGGGAAGAAAAAATGAAATTCAGAAAAAACTCAATAACGACACAGCACCACCTGCAACATTCTAA
- a CDS encoding DegT/DnrJ/EryC1/StrS family aminotransferase: MKKIQMVDLQGQYQKIKNEADAAVLKVMESAAFINGPEVKEFTTELQNYLDVKHVIPCANGTDALQIALMALDLQEGDEVITADFTFAATVEVIHLLKLKSVLVDVDYNTFTIDIDKLKAVITPKTKAIIPVHLFGQCANMEEILKVAKEHNLYVIEDNAQAIGADYTFSDGVKKKSGTMGTLGTTSFFPSKNLGCYGDGGAIFTNDDELEYKIRGIVNHGMYRRYYHDEVGVNSRLDSVQAAVLRIKLRLLDEYAKARNEAAAYYDNAFANHPDILVPERATDSTHVFHQYTLRILNGKRNELQEFLTSKEIPAMIYYPVALRKQKAYFQESNDADFVNTDKLLDQVISLPMHTELDEEQLKYITDAVLEFMK; encoded by the coding sequence ATGAAAAAAATACAGATGGTTGACCTGCAAGGTCAATATCAAAAAATAAAAAACGAAGCAGATGCAGCAGTGTTAAAGGTAATGGAATCAGCAGCCTTTATCAACGGACCAGAAGTAAAAGAATTCACGACAGAACTACAAAATTACCTTGATGTAAAACACGTTATTCCTTGTGCTAACGGTACCGATGCTTTGCAAATTGCATTAATGGCATTAGACCTTCAGGAAGGAGACGAAGTAATAACAGCAGATTTCACCTTTGCCGCTACGGTAGAGGTGATTCATTTATTAAAGCTAAAATCGGTTTTGGTAGATGTAGATTACAATACCTTTACAATAGATATTGACAAGCTGAAAGCAGTGATCACTCCAAAAACAAAAGCCATTATTCCTGTTCATTTATTCGGACAGTGTGCCAATATGGAGGAAATACTAAAAGTAGCTAAAGAGCACAATCTTTATGTAATAGAAGACAATGCACAAGCTATTGGTGCCGATTATACATTTTCCGACGGAGTTAAAAAGAAATCCGGAACAATGGGGACTTTAGGGACTACATCTTTCTTCCCGTCTAAAAACCTTGGATGTTACGGTGATGGTGGAGCTATATTTACCAATGATGATGAATTGGAATACAAAATCCGCGGTATTGTAAACCACGGAATGTACCGCAGATATTATCATGATGAGGTAGGCGTTAATTCCCGTTTAGATAGTGTTCAGGCAGCCGTTCTTAGAATAAAACTAAGACTTCTTGATGAATATGCGAAAGCAAGAAACGAAGCCGCAGCTTATTATGATAATGCATTTGCAAATCACCCGGACATCTTAGTTCCGGAGAGAGCAACAGATTCTACACACGTTTTTCACCAATATACATTAAGAATCCTGAACGGTAAGAGAAATGAGCTTCAGGAGTTTTTAACTTCTAAGGAAATCCCAGCCATGATCTATTATCCGGTAGCTCTAAGAAAGCAGAAGGCATACTTCCAGGAAAGCAACGATGCGGATTTTGTAAACACGGATAAGTTATTGGATCAGGTAATTTCTTTACCAATGCACACAGAATTAGATGAAGAACAGTTGAAGTATATTACCGATGCTGTTTTAGAATTTATGAAATAA